One Aphelocoma coerulescens isolate FSJ_1873_10779 chromosome 5, UR_Acoe_1.0, whole genome shotgun sequence DNA segment encodes these proteins:
- the ZP1 gene encoding zona pellucida sperm-binding protein 1 isoform X2 has product MGQSCSFLLLLFLLSPWPRATVALLQYRYNCGELGMQLLVFPPHSRTVRFRVLDEFGSRFDVANCSICLHWLNSREDGSIIFSSGYKGCHVLFKENRYVLRVQLEELLSSGIPVTSYEVNMTCPKLGGSEMIPNGNRERGRDNGLLISHTGLLHHISESSLTLAESQLSSRDHLEQVHTVGQHQTNPELPGIWHHSSPAHSGFLSQPGGVRPVTQIQGSFIHPGVQSPQPGGQSQPGLLRPVLVSQNHPSLVHPGGQTQPGHLRPGFVSQSQPGMVHPGGQNQPGIRPGSVSHNQPGMVHPGGQNQPGIRPGSVSHNQPGMVLPGGQNQPGIRPGSVSHNQPGMVHPGGQNQPGTRPGSVSHNQPGMVHPGGQNQPGIRPGSVSHNQPGMVLPGGQNQPGIRPGSVSQSQPGMVLPGGQNQPGIRPGFGSQNQPGGQNQPGQLRPGFISQNPPRGQNQPGLRPGLVSHSQPGLIPTGAQTPAGFLRPGAQPSNQPGISRPSHHSNSQTGLQGHAGLLHPGHPSPAFVRPGLPSWPGLFSPGLQAQPQPGLGRPGLQPQPGLLHPGIHSQPTLLQSTALFYPSAGAGMQLTREQCQVPVGRMACVAPQGRDGCLQAGCCYDDMDRATPCYYGNTATVQCLLEGHFVLVVPRGMVAPPYNLDSVRLASSQAGCEPLHVSEAFVMFRFPVTHCGTTVQVIEDKLIYENQLISTIDIQGSPRGSITRDSVYILRARCIYNASDLLPLGVEVAVPPTAAPLAMPGPLGLQLRIATGQCSLSHSLSRSPSRSTPPNIPADESYSSYHPVGDFPLVRVLRDPIYVEVRLLQKTDPNLVLVLHHCWASPGSHATSQPQWPILVEGCPFQGDNYRTRLIPMGPASPELPFPSHYQRFVISTFAFVETSGMAVLEGEVYISCSASVCHLAQPEPCRPSCQLGVPSRARRSPGDRSTGDGVGTVTSQGCIIFPDVPKGGGTPQRG; this is encoded by the exons ATGGGAcagagctgctccttcctcctgctcctcttccttctgTCCCCGTGGCCCAGAGCCACTGTAGCGCTCCTTCAGTACCGGTACAACTGCGGAGAGTTGGGAATGCAGCTCCTGGTCTTCCCGCCCCACAGCCGCACCGTCCGCTTCAGGGTCCTGG ACGAATTTGGCTCCCGCTTTGATGTGGCCAACTGCTCCATCTGCCTCCACTGGCTGAATTCCAGGGAGGATGGCTCCATCATCTTCTCCTCCGGCTACAAGGGCTGCCATGTCCTGTTCAAG GAGAACCGCTATGTCCTGCGGgtgcagctggaggagctgctgtccAGCGGGATCCCGGTCACCTCCTACGAGGTCAACATGACCTGCCCCAAGCTAGGTGGCTCTGAGATGATCCCAAATGGAaaccgggagcggggccgggacaATGGACTCCTGATCTCCCACACTGGCCTCCTGCACCACATCTCCGAGTCCTCCCTCACCCTCGCAGAATCCCAGCTCTCATCCCGAGACCACTTGGAGCAGGTTCACACTGTGGGACAGCACCAGACCAATCCAGAGCTTCCCGGGATCTGGCACCATTCCAGTCCGGCTCACTCGGGGTTTCTGTCCCAGCCTGGTGGGGTTCGTCCTGTCACCCAAATCCAGGGAAGCTTCATCCACCCGGGAGTGCAGTCCCCACAGCCCGGggggcagagccagccagggctccTTCGCCCAGTGCTTGTATCCCAAAACCATCCCAGTTTGGTGCACCCTGGGGGTCAGACCCAGCCAGGGCACCTGCGTCCAGGCTTTGTATCCCAAAGTCAGCCTGGGATGGTGCATCCTGGGGGTCAGAACCAACCAGGGATTCGCCCAGGGTCAGTATCCCATAATCAGCCTGGGATGGTGCATCCTGGGGGTCAGAACCAACCGGGGATTCGCCCGGGGTCAGTATCCCATAACCAGCCTGGGATGGTGCTTCCTGGGGGTCAGAACCAACCAGGGATTCGCCCAGGGTCAGTATCCCATAACCAGCCTGGGATGGTGCATCCTGGGGGTCAGAACCAACCAGGGACTCGCCCAGGGTCAGTATCCCATAACCAGCCTGGGATGGTGCATCCTGGGGGTCAGAACCAACCAGGGATTCGCCCAGGGTCAGTATCCCATAACCAGCCTGGGATGGTGCTTCCTGGGGGTCAGAATCAACCAGGGATTCGCCCAGGGTCAGTATCCCAAAGTCAGCCTGGGATGGTGCTTCCTGGGGGTCAGAACCAACCAGGAATTCGTCCAGGGTTTGGATCCCAAAACCAGCCTGGGGGTCAAAACCAACCAGGGCAACTTCGTCCAGGGTTCATAtcccaaaaccctcccagggGTCAAAACCAACCAGGGCTTCGCCCCGGGCTTGTatcccacagccagcctggcttGATCCCCACTGGTGCCCAGACTCCAGCAGGATTCCTGCGCCCGGGAGCTCAGCCCTCAAACCAGCCAGGAATTTCTCGTCCCAGTCATCACTCCAACTCCCAAACCGGGCTCCAAGGCCATGCTGGGCTGCTCCATCCCGGCCATCCCAGCCCGGCTTTTGTGCGCCCAGGACTGCCGTCCTGGCCGGGTTTGTTCAGTCCTGgactccaggctcagccccagccGGGCCTGGGccgcccagggctgcagccgcagccTGGATTGCTGCATCCTGGGATTCACTCCCAGCCCACCCTGCTGCAGTCCACTGCGCTCTTCTACCCCTCAGCCGGGGCAG GCATGCAGCTGACACGGGAGCAGTGCCAGGTGCCGGTGGGCCGGATGGCGTGCGTGGCTCCACAGGGACGGGATGGATGCCTGCAGGCCGGATGCTGCTACGATGACATGGACCGTGCCACCCCCTGCTATTACGGGAATACCG CCACCGTGCAGTGCCTGCTGGAGGGACACTTCGTCCTGGTGGTCCCGCGGGGAATGGTGGCCCCGCCATACAACCTGGACAGCGTGCGGctggccagcagccaggcaggctgTGAGCCCCTCCATGTGTCCGAGGCCTTCGTCATGTTCCGCTTCCCGGTCACCCACTGCGGCACCACTGTCCAG GTGATCGAGGACAAGCTGATCTATGAGAACCAGCTGATCTCCACCATCGACATCCAGGGATCCCCCCGCGGCTCCATCACCCGGGACAGCGTCTACAT tCTCCGAGCTCGATGCATCTACAACGCCAGTGACCTCCTTCCCTTGGGAGTGGAGGTGGCCGTGCCCCCCACGGCCGCCCCCCTGGCCATGCCGGGCCCGCTGGGGCTCCAGCTGCGGATCGCCACCGGTCAGTGCTCCCTATCCCACTCCCTatcccgctccccatcccgctCAACCCCTCCCAACATTCCTGCAGACGAATCCTACAGCTCCTACCACCCTGTGGGTGATTTCCCCCTGGTGAGGGTGCTCCGGGACCCCATTTACGTGGAAGTCCGGCTGCTCCAGAAGACGGATCCCAAtctggtgctggtgctgcaccaCTGCTGGGCCTCCCCCGGCTCCCACGCCACATCCCAGCCCCAGTGGCCCATCCTGGTGGAGGG GTGTCCCTTCCAAGGGGACAACTACAGGACGCGGCTGATTCCCATGGGTCCGGCCTCTCCAGAGCTGCCCTTCCCGAGCCACTACCAGCGCTTTGTCATCTCCACCTTTGCCTTCGTGGAGACCTCTGgcatggctgtgctggagggggAG GTGTACATCTCCTGCAGCGCTTCCGTGTGCCACCTGGCCCAGCCAGAGCCCTGCcggccctcctgccagctgggAGTGCCCTCAC gaGCACGGAGGTCTCCGGGGGACAGGAGCACAGGTGATGGCGTGGGGACAGTCACATCCCAGGGATGCATCATCTTTCCCGACGTTCCCAAGGGAGGGGGAACTCCGCAGAGAGGCTGA